The nucleotide sequence CACCATCACCGCGCAAGGCCGGACCGACCCGAACCAGAACACCGGCACGTCGATGCAGTCCTGCAACTTCCTCGACGCGGCTGATCTGGCCGCCACGGCCCTCTGCCTGGAATCACAGGAGTCGCCGATGACGTACCTCGGCCGACCGTGGAAGCCTTACTCGAGGACCGTGGTCATGCAATCTTACATGGATTCGCTGATCGAGCCTGCAGGTTGGGTGCAATGGAACAGCGATGACCTCGCACTGAACACGTTGTACTACGCAGAGTACAACAACAGCGGTCCCGGTTCCGGCACGGCCGGCCGCGTCGACTGGCCAGGATACCTTGTGATCAGCGCCAACGACGCCATCAATTTTACTGTCAGCAACTTCATTTCGGGTGATCAATGGCTGCCGATGGCTGGAGTGCCTCATGACAGTGGATTGGTCTGATCGACCAATGTCAACACTCGTCTTCTACGTGGATACATGGCATAGTCTTGCAGTATTGTCTGCTTGTTGAATTTGTGTCTCAAGTAAAATTATTATTGGGCGATTTACCataaataaatatcatttttACTTACGGAGCGccccctttattattattattattattattattattattattattattattattattattattattattattatctttttcatcattttatggtCCTTATCAAGAAGAGAAGTCAAACCgaatccaaaataaaaaaaaacagagaGTAGGATAACACAGAAGAAAAAGAGTAAAGGTAAACaaaattaaatctaaattttgattataaaaaaGGATTTATAGTCATGGAAATATCAAATCTGGGTCACTACGGCTCTAGAACAATATTTCATTTCATAGAGTTCAATTATTTCGATTTCCAAAAATAACTTCGAtcgattatcaatttatttatcaaaatatccATAAATGAGTTATCTATTTATATTGTGAattaaaaccatgttttaattggatttttatttttttatatttttgttgttaTTATCTAGAATAGTaacaaaatttagaaaaataacTTATAACCCATCTGAAATATCAAATATTGTgttctctttttattttattcacataatatcttttattttttaaaagatgagaTTATCTTCGATATTCAACTATGTTCACCCCTCATTCGTCGTTGCCACAACACCCTTATCTGTTGCCTTTGTCCTTCATCTTTTGGCCTATAGCCTCTAAGAATTCATTTATGGTTATGTCCTCTACTAGCTTCTTGTCTACTCCCTTTGCTTTCACATCTTTCGTCCAAACTTCGGTTGCCTTATCTTCTCTCCTATCTTTGCCTACGAAAAATCTCATACCCATCATTCTATTTTTGGCATTTTCTTTCATCCCGGATTGACTATCTTGGACCTTTCCCCATCGTCATTCACTCATTTCTTCACTCAGCTCTTTCCTTTCTTCTCGCTCCTCCCATCATTATTCTATCCTTGGtcaatgattatatttttttcctCCCATCATAATGTGTGGGGTAGGCCCGGTCACCTCCTTGCCCTCAATCTCATCTTCTATTTCAACACAATCAATGGGACTCATGATGGAGCAGAGGCGACAAAACCTCGCGAGATAGAGGCAATCATATAAAGATAATGAGACCTCACGATAAGGTGAAGAGGCAAATGTAAGCACAATGGGGTAACCAGTGGTCCTCAACATTTAAACTTTGTGCATTGTGATTGTATTACAAACTTCTTACAATCCCTCTTAGATATTTTAAGGAATTATATAGTAAAATAAAAGTGACTTAAAATGAGCATTAATCATCATATCTTAAATTcccatattaaaatatatttataaaataagttTAGATATCAAGATTTTTCTGACATGAGGCAAACACATGTGCATTTTAATTTCatctaaaaataaattaagaaCTTACGACAtcgataacaaataaaaatgaaaatcgTAAAATGTTTAGTAAACTAGTTGTATCAATCATCTCCAATGAAATGTTTGAATCCCTCGCTAGTGCAATATTCTTagtcatataaaaattatatatatagttCATGTAGATGCTGACTTTACGGGGCTTCTCAATCCAATCAcaagaaaatatgaaaaaaacgTAATTAAAAATAATAGACAAAAAAATCCAAGTAAAATAAGGAAGAGTACGAGAATTGGAGTTCTCTCTATATAAATATCTATTAGAATATCATTAGCTTGTGAAAGTTGGTTGTATATGATAAAACGAAGAGTGAAATGATAGaaacaagaaaaatactttttaattAGTATCACATGAAATCTATTTATATACGGTGAAAGAGAGGATTTCTTCAATTGAGCAGAAAGATTTCCTTGtacagttgagaaaatctctttgttattagaggaaatctctctgttatcaataTATATTTCTTCGCCTTCTCGTGGATTCacatattaataaaattatactTAAATTTATTAACAAATTTATGATATCTATTGATAGCTCTTTTCTATATATGTATGAGTTGAAAACTTAAAATGATAAGTTTTGAAGATTTAGGATCAATAGAAGCATGTCAAAAATGAGAAGTGTCACATCTCGAACTGAACTAACTCTATTATTAGAAGATCGGTTTATGCATGAACAAAATCTcttttatggaacaataaaatattttttttaaaatttatatatatatattataaaagataAAGAAGACAAAAGAAATTTGATCCCTCTtttaatctttattaataattactCTAAAGACTCCTCTATTTCTTTCTTGATGATATTGCTATCTCTCATGAAATGGGGTCAATGAAGCTTATAAataaagagagagaaaggaaAGTTAACCCTAATAATCTatttgttaatagaataaaattattaatttattattaattaaaattaaggTATTACAATTCCTTTGGTTCAGCCAAATTTCATCGTATGGTCAGACTCTAAccttaggatttttttttcttttgagaaaacAAACCTCGAATTTAACATAGGTGATGGATCCCATCATCACCGATTACAGTGATCGGCAAATAGAGGATGTCTATTTACAGCTGTATACAAGCGAGCAGAGTAGGAAAGATCAGACGGCAAGCTCTGGAGCTTCGGGGTCGACGGAGGCGCGGCAGACGGGGCAGTCGGAATGAGAAGTCAGCCACATGTCTATGCAATCCACATGGAAGCAGTGGAAGCACCTGGGGAGAAACCGCCCCTTCTCCCCCTCCTTGAAGTCCATCAGGCACACAGAGCAGCTCAGCTTCTTCTTCTGAGCCGTGGAGTAGACGAAGACCGGCAGCACCGAGAGGACATCTcggggggcggcggcggcggcggcggcggcgcccgcTGTCATGATCCCGCTGGCGTTAGGGGCCGCGGCTGCGATTGAGGCGACGGCtgccgtggtggtggtggtgatggtggagGTTGAAGTCCGGTTGTCGGGCAAACCATCGCATACGGCTTTGAGGACGGACCAGGAGATGGCGAGAACTACGACCGTGCAGAAGATCCACAGGATGACGATGAGAAGACCAGGCATTAATCCTGGAGCAATACCATCCCCCTGTCGTCGTCTCCTTGTGAGTGAAGGGCTGGGAAGAGTAGGGGAGGTATATATGTCAGTGCAGGGAGAAGACGAGGCGTTGTTGGGGCTCTACATCGTGAATTTGCTACGAAGGTGCGTTGTGGTCAAGCTAAAGGGGGGCGCAAAGTCAACGTGGACTTATTCTTCGTTAGAGAACGATGACGGACGGCATCGTTTCCTTCGATCATCAGCACCTGCGTCAGCTGCAAATCGAAATTTCTACGTGCCTTGTGGCAGAGTTTTGAGCCGACGACAAACTAAGTTTTGTCCGCCAACTTGGGCTGCCTTCGCTCCTTTCTCGGTAAGTTAAACGGAGGGttccaccttcttcttcttcctcctcgttgACCCCAAACTACCGGCCTCTAATGGTCGTCATTTATTGATTCCTCTCCGTAAATGCTCTCTCGCCAGGACCGCGTCAGATGCCAGCGCGTTGTACTCGTGTCGTACGCCCATTGAGAAATGATGCTGGGGACCCCACGGATGGGGTCATGAGTTCCCGGCCTTATTGGTGGTTCGCTAACATGCCATGCCGACCATCGGACCGTTGGCACGTCAGATGAATGCGGTGGGCCGACGGGCACATCAACTCCATCAAGAGGTTGGTGAAGAGAAATGAATCCGACTGTAAGTGGTGCTCCCATCACGACCAAAGTTGGTGCAAAGATTTTGACGACCGAGaacatttttctttcttgtttagaGTGATTGTTTTGATGATACATGTCATCGGCAGTGTTGTTCTGACTGTCATATCTCTACCTTCTACGGGATGTCTCCTGTGATCTGGAAAGGAATATGGGGCTCGACGAATCTTAGTTCTTATACCATCCAAATATAATTTACAGACCGATATGGACACGTTGTGCACGTCGAGAACGATGAGAATCGGAAACGGTGCCAGCAAATCTCATCGAGTTAATGGTCAAAATAAAGAAGTCATTGGAAAGGATGCTTTCTGTCGTCAACATATATTGGATTTGCATGCTTTCCCAATCTAATGGAGGACTTGTCTGCATATTGCCTTGAACGTGGATCAGACGTGATTCCTTCGATCATTCGCCATTCCTCTGCACCCACCATTCTTTTGCGAAGAATCGCACTCGATGCCGGACATTCCGGTCAAAAATGCTGGGTATCGTCGCCGCGTTAGAAACCATTCGATATCCAAAGCGGAGAGGACGTCCCGTCGACCATAATAGATACGTTTACAACTAAGTCGGTTGTCATGGTGGGACCTACACGTGTGTAGACCCCACACAAGAATGCATGGGGAACAACACCACCCTCGATGGTTTGCAAGGGAGGGGTGTCCTGGGTGTGAATGAAGCTTGATGTTACGTCCTCAACTACCAGCCTGTTGATTGGGTCAAATTGTGTAGGGACCACATGTATGGTGCAATTGCCTCCATTCACTAACAGGTAAGCTGGCCGGGTAAGCAAACGAGGATCGGAAAATTGGCTTCATGTTGTTTCACACTCTTTTTGCCCTTTTCTCAATATTGCAATAGTTGTCTATGATTTCATTTTCTATCCTCCAAACATTTTTGTTGGATCAAACGTATGACGAAGGTGGCGTGTTGGATATTTCCATCAATTGATCATGTGATATAGTTCCAAACAACTATCAAATTCTTTCAATTTGAATCATTCAAAGATCTATCCATGGGTGTGGCTATTGATTGAGACCTCAGGAAGCCATGGCTActctgttgagagaaatcctctgacctattgaggaaaattctcccacctaacctgtataaaaggaagggggatatgttaataacaatcaacttcttttataacttgtttatttatttattttctaatatggtatcagagcagttccttcttggcgacagcagtatcgccgtgtgttagccaagcggtcacagtaacacgctgcctcaagcggagtcattgaagaagcaccaagacacggattcagagccagtgctaacgagcaccgtcttggctctgctcatccactccttctcttccttcatcgccggtcttgcttttcttcgccggccttgctccctctcctatttgcagaCACTCTCCATCGTCGGcttacagcagacactctccgtcgccACCACgtaaggaggaaaacattctctcactgcctcctcaatagcggcGAACGGTgaacagcggtgtcttcctcgcttcccggccagcagcagtcaCAActactgcatcttccttcctctaccgcagtaGCTTTTGCTgtcgcttccctctacacaacggcgcctcctcaaCGGCGGTATCTTCCTCCTTAATAGCGACGAACGGTGAAcgacggtgtcttcctcgctcagtcttccttACTTAACGACGGATGCCATGTCTTCCTCTTTCGCTATCGCAgccgcttcccggccagcagcagccgcaaccgtTGCATattccttcctctaccgcagcaactttcgctgccgctttcctctatacacctaattgctgcagatttctctcactgtagtttccttgagtaccgctgcagattttcgcggccatttcccggcgaaccgcagtcttgagtatcgctgtagttttcgcggccatcttccggcgaactgcatcctctacaatctgctgcagcaagccgCAATCCACAGCAGCTACCGGCAGCTTTGGGCAATGTTGTAGATTGCCTAatttgctgcagcaagcagcaatctatagcagcggCCCCTCCCTCCCTcgttctccaccttgtgtgacctaagtatcacacaaggttcgctgcattacttcttctaaaaaaaaaaaaaatgtcttcgttcacttcttctgatgtttcagttcctatAGGGACTCCCACTTATTGTTCTTCtatagggcttatctccatcaatgttgccacgctgatcccctttaagttatcaaagggtggcaactatgcatcctggcgagctcaattttctaatcttttatttggatacgacttgttaggttacattgatggctccttCAGTTGTCcttcggccatgctcaacatccccggagatcccagtccagtacccaatccagctcacaaactgtggctacgtcaagatcgtctcattctccaagctattcaagcgtcagttgctggatccgttgctcccttgatatcttcatgtgtgacagttgtcgatgcatggtctaaactataaaccaccttggcaaatcattcgcgtactcgcaagctcagtcttctatccaagcttatggtgacaaaacaagagggaagtactatctctgattatctacaacatatcaagtttatcatcgatgacttggctttgataggtcattccctatgtgacgaagaggttgtcattcataccctcaatggtctcgacaccgactacaaggaattggctgctaCAATTTGGGCACGCGACTCAtcagtctcttttgaagatctctatgataagctgactgactatgagatgtacttgaagcgtgcggacaaactgcctggatcgactatcacaactcaagtcagtcacaagtctaaacgaaagagcactcggtactcgccgaacatcacccCTGTCATCCCATCTCTCAGCCTGTGgtattcaacacctcaagtctcccccacatactcctcaactagttggttctgccgaacgtaaacatcggcatatagtagaaactggactcacacctctacatcaggcttccatgccttcaactttttggacagcaACCTTTCAAACTactgtctaccttattaatcgaatgcctacaccagtcatacaataccagtccccctttgacacactatttcacaaaccccctaaccttcgtaaactccgagtgttcggttgtttatgttatccttggttacgtccctatgcctctcataagttaacatcccgatctactccttgcgtctttattggttactcacttgaacataatgctttccactgctataatctccacactcacaaaatattcatatcacgtcacgttgtctttgttgagtctaactttcctttccaaacccttccatatcctgccatacggaccacttcactatctcactggagtataccttcggaccaatcggacgagcctcccatgcctttgtctacttcctcccctcctgattcGCACTATATCACttcagttcaacacttgcccgtttcctctgttcctactccactccactcttccccaattgatggggcaatatgttccgaaacacaaccatcctctttacctccttctcgcccaagtgcccctaacatgtctccacttgacccggcttgtgccacagatcctcacccaacatcacctcccaatcctgtagtctccaatcatcctatgaccactcgctctaagaatggtatttttaaacctcgtcaggtacttaacctacaagctatcatgaattcctcatcccccaacgttgaacccaccaccttcactcaagcccaaaaatctccgcattggcgtactgccatgagtgaggaatataatgccctcctccataattcaacgtgggatcttattcctttccatccttcacaaaacatcatcgggtgtaagtgggtctttagaattaagcggaacccaaatggctctgttgcccgatataaggcacgcttggtcgccaaagggtttcatcaatgacctggagttgatttcactgagacgtttagtcctgttgttaaacccactacaattcggcttatcttgagtctggctaccactaaaggctggcaattacgacaattggatgttaataatgcatttCTACAGGAATCTCTAACCGAagttgtttttatgcaacaacctctcggttttactcatcctcagtatccacagcatgcttgcaaacttcggaaagccatttatggacttcgtcaggctccaagagcttggtacactgaacttagctcattttttacttctgtcggctttcttaactccaaatctgacacttcgttgtttctgtgACATCATCAtagaaacacaatgtatattctagtatatgtggatgatattattgtcacaggcaacaatcccatcagaatccaagcgttcatcaaacagttggtagctcgattctcgcttaaggatctcggacccttgagctactttctgggcgtcTACCTTCATATCTttcggtctccttttatcacaacgcaagtacattcaagatttgttattaaagacaaacatgcaagatgcaaatgcagttacaacccccatctctactagtggttctctcaaattatcggatggaagtcctactacagaACTCATTCAATACCGCCAAGTTattggctccttacaatacttagctctcacgcgtccagatatctcatttgttgtcaacaaattatcatagtttatgcagcaaccatctactctacacttgtttgcggtcaagagacttctgcgatatcttaaagggaccctaaatcatggactcttttttcataaacactctccacttcatcttcatgcctttaccgatgctaattgggcaggtaaccttgatgatagaacatccacatcggggtatattatcttctttggtgctcatccaatcagttggagttctaagaagcaaaagacagtcacccggtctacaactgaagctaaatACCGTGCCATTGGCGCTACCActgtagaactcaattggatcacgaatctactccaggaactcaacatcgattccacccctacaatatattgtgataatattggagctacctatctgtgcgctaatccggtatttcactcccgcatgaaacatattgctatcgacttccactttgtacgcgatcaagttgtccaccgcaacttcgtgtttctcaggttcatacggctgatcaattggccgactaattcacgaagcctctagctcgtaaactttttgcattacatcagtctaaaattggcctccttgataggagcaccatcttgcgggggcatgatagtagatgagatttccctaactgtttgaggaaatctatctactctattgagggaaatcctctaacatgttgaggaaaattctcccttctaacctgtataaaaagaagggggatatgttaataacaatcaacttcttctacaacttgtttatctatttattttctaacaggcTCGGCAGACGGGACAACTCATGTGAGAGCTCAACCACGCGAAACACCTGGCGAGGTGTCGCACTTCGTCTTCGTCTTGCAACTCCGTTATGCATAGAGCGCAACTCTGCTGCTCGCCCTTGGTGGCGGCAGAATAGGTGCAAGACGGCAGGGAGGAGAGCAGCGGCTCCGGGTCGAGCCCGCGACCGGAGGCAATGCAAAGCCGATACCGGTGGTGGCAATGGCGAGCCGCCTTGAGGGATTAGAGTTATCTTTTCATTAGAGGTGAAGGATTAATTAGCAAGCAAAAGGATAACCGGCGACACGGCTATCGACTCTGCGTTACGTGAGAGTAAAAGAGGAAAGAGACAAACGAGAAATTTACTTGTTGAGGTCGAATTGCAACAAACGAGAAATCTCCTTCTTTGAGGACTCCATCATGCACAGTGCACTGTTGCATGTGACATCCGATGAGTGCGGTGATGACGGCGATCGATGACTGCATCCGCCGAGGGGACTTCCTACCGTATTGGAAGCCTGTCATGGAGTGGAAAGGTGGTGG is from Musa acuminata AAA Group cultivar baxijiao chromosome BXJ3-8, Cavendish_Baxijiao_AAA, whole genome shotgun sequence and encodes:
- the LOC135645724 gene encoding RING-H2 finger protein ATL64-like gives rise to the protein MPGLLIVILWIFCTVVVLAISWSVLKAVCDGLPDNRTSTSTITTTTTAAVASIAAAAPNASGIMTAGAAAAAAAAPRDVLSVLPVFVYSTAQKKKLSCSVCLMDFKEGEKGRFLPRCFHCFHVDCIDMWLTSHSDCPVCRASVDPEAPELAV